A single region of the Thermotoga profunda AZM34c06 genome encodes:
- a CDS encoding flagellar basal body-associated FliL family protein: MADEEKKKKGLSGLLMMILIPAVVAVGATVATIMLLGTNLTPREQQTTTVTTPTEIKAVVIQSGTYTTFMLKGGKEVAVIDSLSFTVASDSCRAAIAGKNDEIMDGLMLIFLSKEKSELNTAAGIELLKKQIRAMVNEITGFTGERERLGVVGVYLYIKAISSVE; this comes from the coding sequence ATGGCAGATGAAGAAAAAAAGAAAAAAGGTCTGAGCGGTCTGTTAATGATGATACTTATTCCAGCAGTTGTTGCTGTAGGCGCAACAGTAGCAACGATAATGCTTTTGGGCACGAACTTGACCCCCAGGGAACAACAAACTACCACTGTGACCACCCCAACGGAAATAAAGGCAGTTGTCATACAATCTGGAACATACACCACATTCATGCTCAAAGGTGGTAAAGAGGTAGCGGTGATAGATTCACTGAGCTTTACAGTTGCAAGTGATTCGTGTAGAGCTGCTATAGCAGGCAAAAACGATGAAATAATGGATGGGCTAATGTTGATTTTCCTCAGCAAAGAAAAATCTGAACTTAACACAGCTGCCGGGATTGAGCTTTTGAAAAAACAAATAAGGGCTATGGTAAACGAAATCACAGGTTTTACCGGAGAAAGAGAAAGACTCGGTGTTGTGGGAGTTTATCTTTATATCAAAGCCATCAGTTCTGTTGAGTGA
- a CDS encoding flagellar motor protein MotB, giving the protein MPRKKKQPEAPKGSWLTTYGDMVTLLLTFFVLLFAMSTISPGKFQQVVVGIRSALTGMPPSVLTGGKSLSEEPLITSQRGVYQELIRIAEEYKGKITIQERDEGTIIIIQDMAFFAPGTAKLTVEAKELLGRIGSIIIEHTTNVLQVFGYADDQPVPEDSIYASNWHLSAARASSVVQFFTEELKKRRSIERLADIRAGRFDPEYFYDQQRFYPIGMGDWSIRKEIEALQKNIDNEKQLAAMKYQQNQIDQRTYNQTIAELNNQYSSQLIKLRNEYRRIDILIKRERAK; this is encoded by the coding sequence ATGCCAAGAAAAAAGAAACAGCCTGAAGCGCCGAAAGGTAGCTGGCTCACCACATACGGTGACATGGTAACTTTATTGTTGACGTTTTTTGTTCTCTTGTTTGCCATGTCTACCATAAGCCCTGGAAAATTTCAACAGGTTGTGGTTGGAATAAGATCGGCTCTGACCGGTATGCCTCCGAGTGTTCTAACCGGTGGGAAGAGTTTATCGGAAGAGCCGTTGATAACTTCGCAAAGAGGAGTTTATCAAGAACTAATAAGAATTGCTGAAGAGTACAAAGGCAAGATAACTATCCAAGAGAGAGATGAAGGAACGATCATAATCATTCAAGACATGGCATTCTTCGCACCGGGGACGGCGAAATTAACTGTAGAAGCAAAAGAATTATTGGGAAGAATCGGTTCGATCATCATAGAACACACAACGAATGTGCTTCAAGTTTTCGGTTATGCCGATGATCAACCCGTACCAGAAGATTCCATTTATGCATCTAATTGGCACTTGAGTGCCGCGAGGGCATCAAGTGTTGTACAGTTCTTCACAGAGGAATTGAAAAAACGAAGGTCAATAGAGAGATTAGCCGATATCAGAGCAGGCAGATTTGATCCAGAATATTTTTATGATCAACAGAGGTTCTATCCTATAGGAATGGGAGATTGGTCGATAAGAAAAGAGATAGAAGCTTTGCAAAAGAATATAGACAATGAAAAACAACTCGCCGCAATGAAATACCAACAAAATCAAATCGACCAGAGGACATATAATCAAACCATCGCAGAATTGAACAATCAATATTCATCACAGTTAATAAAGCTCAGAAACGAATACAGAAGAATTGATATACTTATAAAGAGAGAAAGGGCAAAGTAG
- a CDS encoding motility protein A, with protein sequence MDISTILGIGLAFGMIAFGIISNQSSLMTYYNLPSLFITVGGALASTIASHPKEKSFRIIQVMLSTIKEPKVDNIGLVRTLVSFSEKARREGLLSLEENLNEIEDPFMKKAVQLVIDGTDPDLLRSMMETEMDLIEEDFASEKALMDSAGAFAPAYGMIGTLIGLIAMLKTLNNPETLGPGMSVALITTFYGSILSNSVFLPMGEKIGRRATKILRQKQMILEGVLSIQAGENPRVLEEKLKSFLNIQEKTAYEAATQEATA encoded by the coding sequence ATGGATATTTCGACGATTCTCGGTATAGGTCTGGCTTTTGGAATGATTGCCTTTGGAATTATCTCAAACCAGTCTTCTTTGATGACCTATTACAACTTGCCATCGCTCTTCATAACGGTTGGTGGGGCATTGGCTTCCACTATTGCCTCACATCCGAAGGAGAAAAGTTTCAGGATTATCCAGGTCATGTTGTCTACTATTAAAGAACCGAAGGTTGATAACATAGGGCTTGTTAGAACACTCGTATCTTTCTCTGAAAAGGCAAGGCGAGAAGGACTGTTGTCTTTGGAAGAGAACCTGAACGAAATAGAAGATCCTTTTATGAAAAAGGCAGTCCAACTCGTCATAGATGGAACCGATCCAGATCTTCTAAGGAGCATGATGGAAACGGAGATGGATTTGATCGAAGAAGATTTTGCATCTGAAAAAGCATTGATGGATTCTGCTGGAGCTTTTGCACCGGCTTATGGAATGATAGGAACACTCATAGGTCTCATAGCGATGCTCAAGACTCTGAATAATCCTGAAACACTTGGGCCTGGAATGTCTGTGGCGTTGATAACAACTTTCTACGGCTCCATTCTTTCAAACAGTGTCTTCTTACCGATGGGAGAAAAGATAGGACGTAGAGCTACTAAGATTTTGAGACAAAAACAGATGATCTTGGAAGGGGTCCTTTCAATTCAAGCTGGAGAAAATCCAAGAGTTTTGGAAGAAAAACTCAAATCGTTCTTGAATATCCAGGAAAAAACCGCTTACGAAGCAGCAACCCAGGAGGCAACTGCGTAA
- a CDS encoding flagellar FlbD family protein translates to MIWLTHLRGKQFVLNAEMIESIEALPDTTITLFNGRKYIVQERVEEVVSKVIEYKKQAYPVLDILKYLPRQ, encoded by the coding sequence ATGATATGGCTTACACATTTGCGGGGTAAACAATTTGTTTTAAATGCCGAAATGATCGAATCGATTGAAGCACTGCCAGATACAACTATTACATTGTTCAATGGCAGAAAATATATAGTTCAAGAAAGAGTCGAGGAAGTCGTCTCAAAAGTGATAGAATACAAAAAGCAAGCATATCCAGTACTTGATATTCTAAAATACTTACCTCGGCAGTAG
- a CDS encoding flagellar hook protein FlgE has protein sequence MMRSMFSGVAGMKNFQYSIDVVGNNIANVNTVGFKGSRVTFQTALLQTMKAARSPQNNIGGTNPIQIGLGSQLATVDKIMTQGSFENTGNGTDLAIEGDGFFVLSNGSQYYYTRAGAMTVDSNGTLIQSSTGLKVQGWSAIQDPTTGIRYVDTNRPIGDITISAGMTMPANATTNATIAGNLNSRVGPIPFSMTVTDTTNNTDYTVRFVFSRTSADFVRQTDPFSKSQSYTWDLYGEDGKVKAVGFMVLNEFGRVESSGTAYQATASADGRLTNTDFGGNIPSDGIYYTVVKDENGQIIYEGNVNITGSNFTIPDIVNGGRYFVIFGNASAGDEVTLGGDATISIPTAGEARFYESDNPSNFSTLQYESPKYVTAVQMYDSLGNPYSVYLEFTRIGQFGNMQNAWLWRAYTASGEPISYVDANGQTTVGINNYVGGIVNFNESGRISGMYGITWDGTTLNVSNTELRTIEFDAAHMGDSTVKATIDFTSLTQFSGSNSAAFTYQNGNALGTLQSFAINENGEIIGTFSNGLTDILGQIALAVFNNPSGLTEIGNSLYVVSANSGLAQIGTAGSGGRGTLIPGALEMSNVDLAEEFTKMIIAQRGFQANARVITTADTILGELVALRR, from the coding sequence ATGATGCGCTCAATGTTCAGTGGCGTTGCTGGAATGAAAAACTTCCAGTATTCAATCGACGTAGTTGGTAATAATATTGCAAATGTGAACACAGTGGGTTTCAAGGGTTCCCGTGTGACTTTTCAAACGGCACTTTTACAAACAATGAAAGCGGCAAGAAGCCCACAAAACAACATTGGTGGAACCAATCCTATTCAAATCGGTCTTGGTTCACAACTTGCAACCGTTGATAAGATAATGACCCAAGGTTCATTCGAAAATACTGGTAATGGGACAGATCTCGCTATAGAAGGGGATGGATTCTTCGTTTTGAGTAATGGCAGCCAATATTACTATACAAGAGCCGGTGCCATGACCGTTGATTCGAATGGCACACTCATACAAAGCTCTACTGGTCTTAAGGTTCAAGGTTGGAGCGCAATACAAGATCCAACTACCGGTATAAGGTATGTTGACACCAATAGACCCATCGGTGATATTACAATAAGTGCTGGTATGACTATGCCAGCGAATGCGACAACTAATGCAACGATCGCAGGAAATTTAAACTCAAGAGTCGGACCAATACCTTTTTCAATGACAGTAACTGACACGACAAACAACACCGACTACACCGTTAGATTTGTCTTCTCAAGAACAAGTGCAGATTTTGTTAGACAAACCGATCCTTTCAGTAAATCTCAGAGCTACACATGGGACCTTTATGGTGAAGATGGGAAGGTAAAAGCCGTAGGGTTTATGGTACTCAATGAATTTGGTAGGGTTGAAAGTTCTGGTACGGCTTATCAAGCAACTGCATCAGCTGATGGTCGATTGACAAACACAGATTTCGGTGGGAATATACCAAGCGATGGAATATATTACACAGTTGTCAAAGACGAAAATGGACAAATAATCTACGAGGGTAATGTGAATATTACTGGTAGTAATTTTACCATACCTGACATAGTTAATGGGGGAAGATACTTCGTAATCTTTGGAAACGCGAGTGCCGGCGATGAAGTCACACTTGGTGGCGATGCCACTATTTCAATTCCCACTGCTGGTGAAGCAAGATTTTATGAATCAGACAATCCTTCAAATTTCTCAACGCTTCAGTATGAAAGTCCAAAATATGTCACAGCAGTTCAAATGTATGACTCACTCGGGAATCCTTACTCTGTATATCTTGAGTTCACAAGAATAGGTCAATTCGGTAATATGCAAAATGCTTGGCTTTGGAGGGCTTATACGGCGAGTGGCGAACCAATCAGTTATGTCGATGCAAATGGACAGACTACAGTTGGAATAAACAATTACGTTGGAGGCATTGTAAATTTCAACGAATCTGGAAGAATCAGTGGAATGTATGGTATTACGTGGGATGGAACGACGCTCAATGTGAGTAATACTGAATTGAGAACGATAGAATTTGATGCAGCGCATATGGGTGATAGTACAGTAAAGGCTACGATCGATTTCACATCTCTGACTCAATTTTCCGGAAGCAATTCTGCTGCTTTCACTTACCAGAATGGTAATGCCCTTGGAACATTGCAGTCCTTTGCCATAAACGAAAATGGTGAAATAATAGGTACCTTCAGTAATGGTCTGACAGATATTCTTGGTCAAATAGCGCTTGCCGTTTTCAACAACCCGTCAGGTCTCACAGAAATAGGAAATTCATTGTATGTTGTATCTGCAAATAGTGGTCTTGCACAGATAGGAACCGCTGGAAGTGGCGGAAGAGGCACACTGATCCCGGGAGCCCTTGAGATGTCCAATGTCGATCTTGCAGAGGAATTTACGAAAATGATCATAGCTCAGCGTGGTTTTCAAGCAAATGCAAGAGTCATAACGACAGCAGACACGATTTTAGGTGAACTCGTCGCACTGAGGAGATAA
- a CDS encoding flagellar hook assembly protein FlgD encodes MINAIDYSYSTYTTTQRTASNTLDKEAFLLLLITELKNQNPLDPMDNKDFIAQLTQFSTLEQITNMTESIQNFLTLQEGAFQAQAASLIGKYAVVQTDQIAVSDGTAESIVFELDEAAPVVIRIYDSNGNLVKEATSSSLDAGTHAYVWDARDSSGLTVSDGTYTYTVSKINSDGSETEIGGVEGGKIESVKFRNNQIYVYIGGKEYPLASIVEIMEEGDNT; translated from the coding sequence ATGATCAACGCGATTGATTATTCATACTCAACCTATACAACAACCCAGAGAACGGCGAGTAATACCCTTGACAAAGAAGCCTTTCTTCTATTGTTGATTACTGAATTGAAAAATCAAAATCCACTCGATCCAATGGACAACAAAGACTTTATCGCTCAACTGACACAGTTTTCGACACTTGAGCAGATAACCAATATGACCGAATCGATTCAAAATTTCCTGACGCTTCAAGAGGGAGCATTTCAGGCACAAGCGGCATCGTTGATAGGAAAATACGCAGTTGTTCAAACAGATCAGATAGCTGTAAGCGATGGCACAGCAGAGAGTATTGTTTTTGAGTTGGATGAAGCAGCCCCTGTGGTCATACGCATCTACGATTCAAACGGAAATCTTGTGAAGGAAGCCACCTCGAGCTCTCTTGACGCAGGAACACATGCCTATGTTTGGGATGCGAGAGATAGCAGTGGTTTGACCGTGTCAGATGGTACGTATACTTACACCGTTTCAAAAATCAACTCAGACGGCAGCGAGACAGAAATCGGCGGAGTTGAAGGTGGCAAGATCGAATCGGTGAAGTTCAGAAATAATCAGATATACGTGTACATCGGTGGAAAAGAGTATCCTCTTGCTTCAATCGTTGAGATAATGGAGGAGGGTGATAACACATGA
- a CDS encoding flagellar hook-length control protein FliK codes for MKSSTSASFAAILQLVKTKVQQGQITVPDFIKVVDKQQKDETTTTTNQKDLKASTQLTEIIKQIQSKIPAEIPNESEVSSDKGEKIHSQEQEQTKILSQFVTKSEDKKPSNQEQIKNLSSQKNESPGPDNSKTEQIKTTQTNNSEQNIKTMPDIQKSVAKTHQDNQQSQQITKKQENIQANQQNPTQQLIKKTNESTQKDRLTNESLQIIDQKNIKDSTSIQKQLNDISSSNIQKQNNSQMTLNNKDNQNVFNTIIDQNNTQRQTNKTVSVNDKTIVNIEQVNLPSQTNHTSFVMPQTKTQSNSQKINTVQENSEIRIIDDKLHKNILNEVTKKQTDTDLKSQSFSTNTQEQNIGSSKMSVNMIQSSKDTDTKLNKTNLKSDQAIAQSQQKMALSRDIVDYLVNQSQVDTQNVSENLEKIKDKPVKKINQQTVILAENIVSNKTSEQSSTQATTVTFKQAQVIIRNALVQIQDSTSEFTQFKQIKRELPDQLKTSQPIKIENFKLEIARDLKKESPQITQQPQMEKLEQTEQVKELLNTKLARKTYENEQPVQSHQEYQKNIDSVIVRVEQEQRSSNIQTIVDTIKQMQDSFTEKATVDLSPPNLGKVEIEIIKQQDKLLITLKVATDETKEILEKSSKDLVSRLNTLGFKVEQVEVKTPQKLEEDQLTKDQGQDHHQNEKRHKKQQEEVNEDDQRD; via the coding sequence GTGAAATCATCGACTTCAGCCTCCTTTGCTGCTATCTTGCAGTTAGTCAAGACCAAGGTGCAGCAGGGACAGATAACTGTGCCAGATTTTATCAAAGTGGTTGACAAGCAGCAAAAGGATGAAACTACTACTACTACAAACCAAAAAGATCTCAAAGCTTCCACTCAACTGACCGAGATCATTAAACAAATTCAGTCAAAGATACCCGCTGAAATCCCAAACGAGTCAGAAGTCTCATCAGACAAAGGAGAAAAAATTCATTCACAAGAACAAGAACAAACGAAAATACTATCCCAATTTGTTACAAAATCTGAAGATAAAAAACCATCTAATCAAGAACAGATAAAAAATCTCTCTTCACAAAAAAATGAATCACCTGGTCCCGATAACTCGAAAACAGAGCAAATCAAAACAACTCAGACTAATAATTCTGAGCAGAATATCAAGACCATGCCGGATATCCAAAAATCTGTAGCTAAAACTCATCAAGACAATCAGCAAAGCCAACAGATAACAAAGAAACAGGAAAATATTCAGGCTAATCAACAAAATCCCACTCAACAACTTATCAAAAAGACAAATGAGTCAACTCAGAAAGATCGACTAACCAACGAATCTCTTCAAATAATTGATCAAAAAAATATCAAAGATAGTACATCAATCCAAAAACAACTGAACGATATATCCAGCTCGAATATACAAAAACAAAACAATTCACAGATGACTCTGAACAACAAAGATAATCAGAATGTTTTCAACACAATTATAGATCAGAATAATACCCAACGACAAACAAACAAAACTGTATCAGTAAACGACAAAACAATCGTGAATATCGAACAGGTAAATCTACCATCACAGACAAATCACACAAGTTTTGTCATGCCACAAACCAAGACACAATCCAACTCACAAAAGATCAATACAGTACAAGAAAATTCAGAGATCAGAATCATAGATGATAAACTACACAAAAACATTCTAAATGAAGTCACAAAAAAACAAACAGACACAGATCTCAAATCACAGTCATTTTCTACAAATACTCAAGAGCAGAACATAGGATCTTCGAAGATGTCGGTAAATATGATTCAATCTTCGAAAGATACAGATACCAAACTCAATAAAACAAATCTCAAGTCAGACCAAGCGATCGCTCAAAGCCAACAGAAGATGGCACTTTCCAGAGATATCGTTGATTATCTTGTCAATCAATCTCAAGTAGATACTCAAAATGTATCTGAAAACCTTGAAAAAATAAAAGATAAACCTGTAAAAAAGATCAACCAACAAACCGTAATACTGGCTGAGAACATAGTATCAAACAAAACCTCTGAACAATCTTCTACACAAGCAACTACTGTAACGTTCAAACAAGCACAGGTCATCATAAGAAATGCCCTTGTTCAAATTCAAGACAGTACAAGTGAATTTACGCAATTCAAACAAATCAAGAGGGAGTTGCCAGACCAACTGAAAACTTCACAGCCTATAAAGATAGAAAACTTCAAACTCGAAATAGCAAGGGATTTGAAAAAAGAATCACCTCAAATTACTCAGCAACCACAAATGGAGAAGTTGGAACAAACCGAACAAGTAAAAGAGCTCTTGAACACCAAACTCGCTCGAAAGACATATGAAAATGAACAACCAGTTCAAAGTCATCAAGAATATCAGAAAAATATTGACTCTGTAATAGTTCGTGTGGAACAAGAACAAAGAAGTTCGAACATTCAAACCATCGTTGATACGATAAAACAAATGCAAGATAGTTTCACAGAAAAAGCGACAGTAGATCTCTCTCCACCAAATCTTGGAAAGGTTGAAATCGAGATCATTAAACAACAAGACAAACTCTTGATCACTCTAAAGGTTGCAACAGATGAAACAAAAGAAATACTCGAAAAAAGTTCCAAAGATCTTGTTTCAAGGTTGAATACACTTGGTTTTAAGGTTGAGCAAGTAGAGGTGAAGACACCACAAAAATTGGAAGAAGATCAGTTGACTAAGGATCAAGGACAAGACCATCATCAAAATGAAAAAAGGCACAAAAAACAACAAGAGGAGGTGAATGAAGATGATCAACGCGATTGA
- a CDS encoding AAA family ATPase: MYFSLTPKSSKENLYNRQKELSKLNEYSKTARIILITGIRRVGKTSVLKVFLEQMKNQGHSTVFVDCRIYEKINKFDRISFEKKLVTEFENIVQKNKGIFKMLAKINVAGVEINFEKLQKDRNLQDYLELINKALKKKDSKLFIAFDEAQVLRFYGRGGKDLLNLMAHVYDNLENIVVVLTGSELGVLHDFLNLEDANSPLFGRYVHKLLLERFQRSESIEFLIEGFKQIGIEPSIEKIEKAVDLLDGITGYLSIYGYTVYTTKDWENALQETEKSAIKIVKKELEALRLRSENYIFVLKAIGFGAETFSQVKNFVEARFGPMTDQTLSNNLASLQKMGFLEVNYKDGKKIYSINDPMIRRVLFD, translated from the coding sequence ATGTACTTTTCATTGACACCGAAGAGTTCGAAAGAAAATTTGTACAATCGTCAGAAAGAGCTATCAAAACTGAATGAATATTCAAAGACAGCAAGAATCATTCTCATAACTGGTATAAGAAGAGTAGGTAAAACATCTGTACTGAAGGTGTTTCTTGAACAGATGAAAAATCAAGGTCATTCGACAGTTTTTGTAGATTGCAGAATATATGAAAAAATAAACAAATTTGACAGGATTTCATTTGAAAAGAAGCTTGTGACTGAATTTGAGAATATCGTTCAAAAAAACAAAGGAATTTTCAAAATGCTTGCAAAGATAAATGTAGCTGGTGTTGAAATAAATTTTGAAAAACTTCAGAAAGATCGAAACTTACAGGACTATCTTGAGTTGATCAACAAAGCCTTGAAAAAGAAAGATTCAAAGTTGTTCATTGCCTTCGACGAAGCTCAAGTTTTGAGATTCTACGGCAGAGGAGGAAAGGACCTGTTGAATCTCATGGCACATGTATACGACAATCTTGAAAACATAGTCGTTGTATTAACGGGTTCCGAATTAGGTGTATTACATGATTTTTTGAATTTAGAAGATGCAAATTCACCACTCTTTGGAAGATATGTCCACAAGTTATTGCTTGAGAGATTTCAAAGGTCTGAATCGATTGAATTTCTCATCGAGGGTTTCAAGCAAATCGGTATAGAACCATCGATCGAAAAGATCGAAAAAGCAGTTGATTTATTAGATGGCATAACTGGATATCTTTCTATATACGGTTATACAGTATATACAACTAAGGACTGGGAAAATGCTTTGCAGGAAACAGAAAAATCCGCCATAAAGATAGTCAAAAAAGAGCTCGAAGCTCTTCGATTGAGATCTGAAAATTATATATTTGTTCTGAAAGCCATTGGCTTTGGAGCAGAAACATTCAGCCAAGTGAAGAACTTTGTCGAAGCGCGTTTTGGTCCCATGACGGACCAGACACTCAGTAACAACCTCGCTTCACTTCAAAAAATGGGGTTTTTAGAAGTTAATTACAAAGATGGAAAGAAGATCTACAGCATAAACGATCCAATGATTCGCAGAGTGCTTTTTGATTAA
- a CDS encoding pyridoxamine 5'-phosphate oxidase family protein: MSDFRELRRKDRAIDSSWAISILKKADFGILCTHDGSYPYGVPVNYFYEDGVIYIHSAKEGHKIDNIKANNKVCFVVVGSCQVIPHEFSTKYESVVVFGKAELLQDKDVIEPLRKIVQKYSSRYAEQAEKVIEQYLKATYIIKINIEHIQGKARN, from the coding sequence ATGAGTGATTTTAGAGAACTTCGACGTAAGGATAGAGCGATAGACTCTTCTTGGGCGATATCGATACTGAAAAAAGCCGATTTTGGTATTCTTTGTACCCATGATGGATCTTATCCCTATGGTGTTCCTGTCAATTATTTTTATGAAGATGGAGTAATCTACATACATTCTGCAAAAGAGGGACATAAGATAGATAACATAAAGGCCAACAACAAGGTGTGCTTTGTGGTCGTTGGAAGTTGTCAAGTTATTCCGCATGAGTTTTCCACAAAGTACGAGAGTGTGGTTGTCTTTGGGAAGGCTGAACTTCTGCAGGATAAAGATGTTATTGAGCCATTGAGAAAGATCGTACAAAAGTACAGTTCACGTTATGCAGAACAGGCAGAAAAGGTTATAGAACAATATTTGAAAGCCACATACATAATCAAGATCAACATAGAACACATCCAAGGTAAGGCAAGAAATTAA
- a CDS encoding carboxypeptidase-like regulatory domain-containing protein has translation MKKWLFLLVLPLVFLLFNCAAPVVPVTYDIQGTVKLWDGTPLSNVTVKAGTQQATTDSNGNWSITGLSVAVTVSAELDDYYIVVSGTVSPTKQVSSTSTINFTAYSETQDFAGGNGTQNDPYIIVTAQQLNNIRNNLDKHFKQIKNIDLNDLKNKLDPLVSNWEPVGHDFPVSPGPFTGSYDGMGFEIQNMVVLSDVDDYSGFFGVVSEANIRNIVFTNAHVEYDAFYSGIFAGYISDSLIDKVIIQGSFISKSTHVGGFAGFTSSSTITDCEVKNTQINASGDSSNYLGGFVADANATWFENCSVNDVDIIGPNSIEEVGGFASSSNISGFKNCSFNGTIDATGTYIGGFAGYIEWYESEIGQMNFDSFEDCSVSGQIFARRNPSEMSGYVGGFAGSTISSLNFINCTVEMDIQVNFQSTKIGGFVAGISGEGEKFLRCSFEGSITANDEFMDIFGFGFTGTKASFEECFTRFDIQALNSAEISGFLGMTDGTDISMKNCYAKGTVSSGDGSTTVGFIVMNTIGEHPSVENCYSAVEDIDYGFVRNFSGTVVDTTNCFFDSSISGHTNDFSDALEKTTTQMKSQNTYTNWDFDNVWTINSAINDGYPHLQWEN, from the coding sequence GTGAAAAAGTGGCTATTTCTTTTGGTACTACCGTTAGTCTTTTTGTTGTTCAACTGTGCCGCACCGGTTGTACCAGTAACGTATGACATTCAGGGTACAGTAAAATTATGGGACGGCACACCTTTATCTAATGTTACTGTTAAGGCAGGCACTCAGCAAGCAACGACCGACTCAAATGGAAACTGGTCTATCACTGGTTTGAGTGTTGCGGTAACGGTGTCTGCCGAACTGGATGACTATTACATAGTAGTCTCTGGTACAGTTAGCCCGACAAAACAGGTATCGAGTACTTCAACGATAAACTTTACAGCGTACTCTGAAACTCAAGATTTTGCTGGAGGAAACGGGACGCAGAACGATCCATATATCATCGTGACAGCCCAGCAATTGAATAATATCAGAAATAACCTTGACAAACATTTCAAGCAGATCAAGAATATAGATTTAAATGATTTGAAAAACAAGTTAGACCCACTTGTTTCAAATTGGGAACCAGTTGGCCATGATTTTCCAGTTAGTCCGGGACCGTTTACGGGCAGCTATGATGGCATGGGATTTGAGATTCAAAACATGGTTGTTTTGAGCGATGTAGATGATTATTCTGGCTTTTTTGGTGTTGTGTCTGAGGCGAATATAAGAAATATTGTGTTTACCAATGCGCATGTCGAATATGATGCATTTTATTCAGGTATATTTGCTGGATATATATCCGACAGTCTGATCGACAAGGTAATCATCCAAGGTTCATTTATATCAAAATCTACCCACGTCGGAGGTTTTGCTGGTTTTACCAGTAGTTCGACTATCACAGACTGTGAAGTGAAAAACACACAAATAAATGCTTCTGGCGATTCAAGCAACTACTTGGGTGGATTTGTTGCAGATGCTAATGCTACATGGTTTGAAAATTGCTCGGTGAATGATGTTGATATCATTGGTCCAAATAGTATTGAAGAAGTCGGAGGCTTTGCCAGTTCATCCAATATAAGTGGTTTTAAAAACTGTTCCTTTAATGGAACAATCGATGCGACGGGTACATACATAGGCGGTTTTGCCGGTTATATTGAATGGTACGAAAGTGAGATAGGACAGATGAATTTTGATTCTTTCGAAGATTGTTCAGTATCAGGCCAGATCTTTGCAAGGAGAAATCCATCAGAAATGAGTGGCTATGTTGGAGGTTTTGCAGGTTCAACTATTTCTTCATTAAATTTTATAAACTGTACTGTTGAAATGGATATTCAAGTGAATTTTCAAAGTACAAAAATTGGAGGTTTTGTCGCAGGGATTTCGGGAGAAGGTGAGAAGTTTCTAAGATGTTCCTTTGAAGGTTCTATCACTGCGAACGATGAATTTATGGATATCTTTGGCTTTGGCTTCACGGGTACAAAGGCATCGTTTGAAGAATGTTTCACAAGATTTGATATTCAAGCATTAAACAGTGCTGAAATATCTGGTTTCTTAGGAATGACCGATGGCACAGATATCTCTATGAAAAACTGTTATGCGAAAGGAACGGTAAGTTCAGGAGATGGTTCAACAACTGTAGGATTTATTGTAATGAATACAATTGGAGAACATCCATCTGTTGAAAACTGTTATTCTGCAGTTGAAGATATCGATTATGGTTTTGTCCGGAATTTTTCAGGTACCGTTGTAGATACCACAAATTGCTTTTTTGACTCAAGTATCTCTGGTCATACAAATGATTTTTCAGATGCTTTAGAAAAAACGACAACTCAAATGAAATCTCAAAACACCTACACAAATTGGGATTTTGATAATGTCTGGACAATAAATTCGGCAATTAACGATGGTTACCCACATCTACAGTGGGAAAATTAA